In one window of Methanolobus mangrovi DNA:
- a CDS encoding PIG-L deacetylase family protein, whose amino-acid sequence MKKNILAIGAHPDDIELGCGGALCSHAQENDSVFCLIGSNGGKSGNEAVRQKEALESMDIIGVKDVYFLNLPDTMIKHDGITVSLLDQYVNQLNPDIIYVHSPKDYHQDHAAMSLSALSASRQMKNSVFFYESPSTTIEFRPTAYKDITGVFEQKLKCIEVFSSQKEKSYMEKLSIMGLARSRGSVIGVDYAEAFEVARLFNW is encoded by the coding sequence ATGAAAAAAAACATATTGGCTATTGGTGCTCATCCTGATGATATTGAGTTAGGTTGTGGTGGTGCTCTTTGTTCTCATGCTCAAGAGAACGATAGTGTTTTTTGTCTCATAGGTTCAAATGGTGGAAAAAGTGGAAATGAAGCTGTTAGACAGAAAGAAGCTTTGGAATCAATGGATATTATTGGTGTTAAGGATGTTTATTTTTTGAATTTGCCAGATACAATGATTAAACACGACGGAATTACTGTAAGCTTATTAGATCAATATGTCAATCAATTAAATCCAGACATAATTTATGTACATTCTCCTAAAGATTATCACCAAGATCATGCTGCAATGTCATTGTCTGCTCTTTCTGCATCAAGGCAGATGAAAAATAGTGTTTTTTTCTACGAGTCTCCTTCAACAACTATAGAGTTCAGACCGACAGCTTATAAGGATATTACGGGTGTATTTGAACAAAAACTAAAGTGCATTGAAGTATTTTCATCACAAAAAGAAAAAAGTTATATGGAAAAACTTTCGATAATGGGTTTAGCTAGGAGTAGAGGCAGTGTCATTGGTGTTGACTACGCTGAAGCATTTGAAGTTGCTAGACTATTTAATTGGTAG
- a CDS encoding ABC transporter ATP-binding protein — translation MVASSKKEPIIEVKGLSKQYSIGMDKTYKTLSDSLTCAVRHPLMTLKNSFRTNNAFWALKDVNFEVERGDVVGIIGRNGAGKSTLLKVLSRITYPTEGEIKMRGRVGSLLEVGTGFHPELTGRENIYFNGSILGMKKKEIDEKFDEIVKFSGVEKFLDTPVKRYSSGMNVRLGFSVAAHLDPEILIVDEVLAVGDAAFQKKCLGKMEEVAEGGRTVLFVSHNMGAVNNLCSKAIWLQSGLIRQIGDTHDIVTKYINEGNEGEGFKVWDCLNNSPGDDTIKLIHVAIKNEFDKIISCTDISSSFVIEIKYVLLKKATTTKIGVTLFADDGTCVFTSNDIDFLDSSNKESEGIYITQCFIPGNLLNNGFYYVRISSTIPMKKVHFAEDNILKLEIEALNGVGTHNPEPRRGVIRPLLNWSIKKIGGYMENPCENL, via the coding sequence ATGGTAGCGTCAAGCAAAAAAGAACCCATAATAGAGGTTAAAGGCCTTTCTAAGCAGTATTCTATTGGAATGGACAAGACATACAAGACGCTTTCAGACAGTTTAACCTGTGCAGTGAGACATCCATTAATGACGTTAAAGAACAGTTTCCGAACAAATAATGCTTTCTGGGCTCTCAAGGATGTAAATTTCGAAGTTGAAAGGGGAGACGTTGTTGGTATTATTGGTAGGAATGGTGCTGGCAAGAGTACTCTCCTCAAGGTTCTTTCGCGGATTACCTACCCTACAGAAGGTGAGATAAAGATGCGAGGTCGTGTAGGAAGTCTTCTTGAAGTAGGTACTGGTTTTCATCCTGAACTTACGGGCAGAGAAAATATTTATTTTAATGGTTCCATTCTTGGTATGAAAAAGAAGGAAATTGATGAAAAGTTTGATGAGATTGTCAAGTTTTCAGGCGTTGAGAAATTTCTAGATACCCCTGTTAAGCGCTATTCCAGTGGCATGAATGTGCGTCTTGGTTTCTCTGTGGCAGCTCATCTAGATCCTGAGATACTCATTGTCGATGAAGTACTTGCCGTTGGAGATGCAGCGTTTCAGAAGAAGTGTCTGGGTAAAATGGAAGAGGTAGCTGAGGGTGGGAGAACCGTGCTATTTGTAAGTCACAACATGGGGGCTGTAAATAACCTTTGCAGCAAAGCAATATGGCTACAATCGGGATTAATTAGACAAATAGGGGATACACATGATATCGTTACAAAATATATAAATGAGGGGAATGAAGGCGAAGGGTTTAAAGTTTGGGATTGTCTAAACAATAGTCCAGGCGACGACACTATAAAATTAATCCATGTAGCTATAAAAAATGAGTTTGATAAAATAATTTCATGCACTGATATATCCAGTTCATTTGTTATTGAAATTAAATATGTTTTATTAAAAAAGGCTACGACAACAAAAATTGGAGTTACGTTATTTGCAGATGATGGAACCTGTGTTTTCACTTCTAATGATATTGACTTCTTAGATTCCTCAAATAAAGAATCAGAAGGAATCTATATTACGCAGTGTTTCATTCCTGGAAATTTATTGAACAATGGGTTTTATTATGTAAGAATTTCTTCAACAATTCCTATGAAAAAAGTTCATTTTGCAGAAGATAACATCTTAAAACTTGAAATCGAAGCATTAAATGGAGTAGGCACACATAATCCAGAACCAAGGCGTGGAGTTATTAGGCCACTTCTAAACTGGTCGATAAAAAAGATAGGTGGGTATATGGAAAATCCATGTGAAAATCTCTAA
- a CDS encoding ABC transporter permease yields MTETTTNYELVIRPKYGFLDLNWKELVEYRELLFFLALREIKIKYKQTIMGASWAVLQPLFSMIVFTLIFGGLAQMPSEGIPYPLFSYSGLILWTYFSTSLSASSLSLVGSGGLLSKVYIPRIFIPTAPVLASLVDYVIATSIIALMMLYYQIVPNSKIILLPFIVLITILLSSGMGYWLSSICIKYRDVKFILSFFIQMLLFLSPVIYPVDVVGEKFQWLLYLNPMTGLINAHRACLLGHVPVDFVGLAISTVLTIIIFVSGILYLKRTEKYFADLI; encoded by the coding sequence ATGACTGAAACTACAACTAATTACGAACTTGTAATCCGCCCAAAATACGGGTTTTTGGATCTGAACTGGAAGGAACTGGTAGAGTACAGAGAGCTTTTATTCTTCCTTGCTTTAAGGGAAATTAAGATAAAGTATAAACAGACTATCATGGGTGCATCATGGGCAGTTCTACAACCTCTTTTTTCGATGATTGTTTTTACGCTGATCTTTGGTGGGCTAGCGCAGATGCCGTCTGAAGGAATTCCTTATCCATTATTCTCGTATTCCGGTCTTATTCTCTGGACTTATTTTTCAACTTCACTATCTGCTTCAAGCCTTAGTCTTGTTGGTAGTGGTGGTCTTCTCTCAAAGGTCTACATACCACGAATATTTATACCAACCGCTCCTGTTCTTGCATCGCTTGTTGACTATGTGATTGCTACAAGTATCATTGCACTGATGATGCTATACTACCAAATTGTTCCGAATAGTAAAATAATCCTGTTACCTTTCATAGTATTAATTACAATTCTACTTTCATCAGGAATGGGGTACTGGCTTTCATCTATTTGCATTAAATATAGGGATGTAAAGTTCATACTCTCATTTTTCATCCAGATGCTTTTATTTTTATCACCAGTTATTTACCCTGTTGATGTAGTAGGTGAGAAATTCCAATGGTTACTTTACTTGAACCCTATGACAGGATTAATAAATGCTCATAGGGCATGCCTGCTTGGTCATGTTCCTGTAGATTTTGTTGGACTTGCAATTTCAACTGTGTTAACAATCATTATTTTTGTGAGTGGTATACTCTATCTCAAACGTACAGAAAAATACTTTGCGGATTTGATTTAA